One window of Nicotiana tomentosiformis chromosome 11, ASM39032v3, whole genome shotgun sequence genomic DNA carries:
- the LOC138901376 gene encoding uncharacterized protein, with the protein MANMVGQVLKIHKITFHEDELPPEGLSHKKVLHITVQFEDKFIARVLIDGGSSLNICPLTTLKRLGKVLHEIRLRSMNVKAFDGSQRATIGEINFDIQIGSDLALKFEWNHQEMIIHGDENNLIYTNQTIPVIKKRRKFSGETYHRIERVNVIEKDQCIIITYPDEPAIVTCNEITQHKDNDSEDLEDNVIPDEIVKEVEKFENKLKSNLEETEAVNLGDFETVKETWISIHLSPSEKEEYIRFLKEYDDIFAWSYNDISGLSTSIVAHTPPINPMCPPVKQKLRNFKPDISLKIKEEVTKKIKAKVLRVVEYPTWLANIVPIPKKDGKVKVCVDYRDLNRASPKDDSRCPTYTY; encoded by the exons ATGGCTAACATGGTTGGACAGGTATTGAAGATCCACAAaatcactttccacgaagatgagttaCCACCAGAAGGATTGAGTCACAAGAAGGTGTTGCACATCACAGTGCAATTCgaggacaagttcattgccagggttttgatagatggaggttcgagtctGAACATATGTCCACTGACCACTTTAAAGAGATTAGGTAAGGTCCTGCACGAGATACGATTgagaagcatgaatgtgaaggcattCGATGGATCTCAAAGAGCCACTATCGGGGAAATCAACTTTGATATACAGATAGGatccgacttg GCTTtgaagttcgaatggaatcatcaggagatgatcattcatggagatgaAAACAACCTCATCTACACCAACCAGACCATTCCAGTCATCAAAAAAAGGAGGAAGTTCAGTGGAGAAACATATCACCGCATTGAGCGGGTGAACGTAATTGAAAAGGATCAATG cataattattacatatcctgatgaacctgcgattgtgacatgtaatgagataacACAACATAAGGACAATGATTCGGAAGATCTGGAAGATAATGTAATACCTGatgaaattgtcaaagaagtagagaagtTTGAAAACAAACtgaagtctaatttggaggaaactgaggctGTTAACTTAGGGGATTTCGAGACGGTCAAGGAAACTTggataagcattcatctatcaccgtcagagaaagaAGAGTATATCAGGTTCCTAAAGGAGTATGATGACATCTTCGCATGGTCCTACAATGATATTTCTggtttaagcacatccatagtagctcacacgCCACCCATCAATCCCATGTGTCccccggtaaagcagaagctcagaaattTCAAGCCAGATATAAGTttaaagataaaagaggaggtcaccaagaaaatcaaagccaaggttctccgagtggtcgaatacccgacctggttagccaacattgtgccaattccaaagaaagatgggaaagttaaagtatgtgtcgattaccgaGATCTGAATAGAGCGAGTCCTAAGGATGATTCCCgctgcccaacatacacatactga